A region from the Euzebya sp. genome encodes:
- a CDS encoding NUDIX hydrolase has translation MDHPTIGIGVIVLRDGRLLVVQRGRPPGRGLWAVPGGRLEVGETIAEGVVRELAEETGLVGTPRGLCGIAERIGPDHHIVIHDWWVDVEGDAEPVAGDDAVAVAFVSRPELLALPLVPLLEDFLREHGVWDLMRP, from the coding sequence GTGGACCACCCGACCATCGGCATCGGCGTCATCGTCCTGCGCGACGGGCGGCTGCTCGTCGTCCAGCGGGGTCGGCCGCCAGGCCGGGGCCTGTGGGCGGTGCCGGGGGGTCGCCTCGAGGTGGGCGAGACCATCGCCGAGGGTGTCGTCCGCGAACTGGCCGAGGAGACCGGCCTGGTCGGCACCCCCCGCGGGCTGTGCGGGATCGCCGAGCGGATCGGCCCGGACCACCACATCGTCATCCACGACTGGTGGGTCGACGTGGAGGGGGATGCTGAGCCCGTCGCCGGCGACGACGCCGTGGCGGTCGCCTTCGTCAGCCGACCCGAGCTCCTCGCCCTCCCCCTGGTCCCCCTCCTCGAGGACTTCCTCCGCGAGCACGGCGTGTGGGACCTCATGCGCCCGTGA
- a CDS encoding flagellar brake protein, which produces MSDAGARWPAAGSLVELSWRVQTFDASVLLAEDEELICTPCPRAGLLVPHAPVEAMVRWTDADGAYTRPATMVLADGGHVRLEASGTTCRTQRRAYVRAPVAVEIVVEDLESERPGVAFAFDADEHATSGWTSDLSEGGARVFLDGPPPPQGAHVAVRLVVDGEAVDARAQVTRISEGPDRCEVGLTFEQLAPSDADVIRRQVFTAQVEARRNGVLR; this is translated from the coding sequence ATGAGCGACGCCGGAGCGCGCTGGCCGGCCGCGGGGTCGCTGGTCGAGCTGAGCTGGCGGGTGCAGACCTTCGACGCGTCGGTCCTGCTCGCCGAGGACGAGGAGCTCATCTGCACGCCGTGCCCGCGCGCGGGCCTGCTCGTCCCGCACGCGCCGGTGGAGGCGATGGTGCGCTGGACCGACGCCGACGGCGCGTACACCCGGCCCGCCACGATGGTCCTGGCCGACGGCGGGCACGTCCGGCTGGAGGCGTCCGGGACGACCTGTCGGACCCAGCGCCGCGCCTACGTGCGCGCCCCGGTCGCCGTCGAGATCGTCGTGGAGGACCTCGAGTCCGAACGACCGGGCGTCGCGTTCGCGTTCGACGCCGACGAGCACGCGACCAGCGGCTGGACCAGCGACCTCAGCGAGGGCGGGGCACGCGTGTTCCTGGACGGTCCCCCGCCGCCGCAGGGCGCCCACGTGGCCGTCCGGCTCGTGGTGGACGGCGAGGCCGTCGACGCGCGGGCGCAGGTGACCCGGATCTCCGAGGGTCCCGACCGCTGCGAGGTCGGGCTGACCTTCGAGCAGCTCGCCCCCTCGGACGCCGATGTGATCAGACGACAGGTCTTCACCGCCCAGGTGGAGGCGCGACGGAACGGAGTGCTGCGATGA
- a CDS encoding PHP domain-containing protein, producing MGAADLHCHTTYSDGHAGPYDLARMAWASGLEALAITDHDTVDHFDESAEACATFGLTWIPGIELSAEVPPPAGVEGPARSVHLIGLFVSDADPSLRRELDRLRTARRDRALAMVAKVNDMGGAIDPEQLLVTAGAAPLGRPHVARAMVEAGLVPTVGRAFADYLGEGGPAYVPKGALGPVRAVELIRGAGGAAVLAHPTWGGVDQALLDAMCTAGLAGIESPREAYEPDAARVWHRVATRRDLVVTRGTDFHGAAQSATMGADCSQDDVVDELRSRAGGEVSQW from the coding sequence ATGGGCGCCGCCGACCTGCACTGCCACACCACGTACTCCGACGGCCACGCCGGCCCGTACGACCTGGCCCGCATGGCGTGGGCCAGCGGGCTCGAGGCGCTGGCGATCACCGACCACGACACCGTCGACCACTTCGACGAGTCGGCGGAGGCCTGCGCCACCTTCGGGCTGACCTGGATCCCGGGGATCGAGCTGTCCGCCGAGGTGCCCCCACCCGCCGGCGTGGAGGGGCCGGCCCGCAGCGTCCACCTCATCGGCCTGTTCGTCAGCGACGCCGACCCGTCGCTGCGCCGCGAGCTCGACCGGTTGCGGACCGCGCGACGGGACCGGGCGCTCGCGATGGTCGCCAAGGTGAACGACATGGGGGGCGCGATCGATCCCGAGCAGCTGCTGGTCACCGCGGGGGCGGCCCCCCTCGGCCGTCCGCACGTCGCCCGCGCGATGGTGGAGGCGGGGCTGGTGCCCACGGTCGGGCGGGCGTTCGCCGACTACCTCGGCGAGGGCGGCCCCGCCTACGTGCCGAAGGGGGCGCTGGGGCCGGTCCGCGCCGTCGAGCTCATCCGCGGCGCGGGGGGCGCCGCGGTGCTCGCCCACCCCACCTGGGGAGGGGTGGACCAGGCCCTCCTCGACGCGATGTGCACCGCGGGGCTGGCCGGGATCGAGTCCCCGCGGGAGGCCTACGAGCCCGACGCGGCCCGGGTGTGGCATCGTGTCGCCACCCGCCGCGACCTCGTGGTCACGCGCGGCACCGACTTCCATGGTGCGGCACAATCGGCCACCATGGGTGCAGACTGTAGCCAGGACGACGTGGTCGACGAGCTGCGTTCGCGGGCCGGAGGAGAAGTCAGCCAGTGGTAG
- a CDS encoding acyl-CoA dehydrogenase family protein, translated as MDLSLSDTQAGIKQLAKDFCDRELAPNARELDRTEAYPEELVPKLFEVGFLGATIPEEHGGMGLDYLSYGLIVEEAGRTDASVRSMISVNLGLVASSILNYGTDEQKAEWLPRLAGERDPGLGAFGLTEPDHGSDPSSMTSFARRDGEDWVINGSKMWITNGSRGVLTVVYANTDDGITAFLVPQDADGYEGRPLHGKLGLRAGDTAEVTLTDVRVPGDAVLGEVGRGLRIALHSLDNGRMSLAAGCTGISQACLDASLAYAAEREQFGKPIAGFQLVQELLSDIYLDLEASRSLWQKVAWLHDLGERHTIESSVAKTFCSEAAVRNANRAVQVHGGYGYSDEYPVGRYLRDARVTTLYEGTSQIQRLLLGRHLTGVSAFT; from the coding sequence ATGGACCTCTCCCTCTCTGACACCCAGGCCGGGATCAAGCAGCTCGCGAAGGACTTCTGCGACCGCGAGCTGGCCCCCAACGCCCGCGAGCTCGACCGCACCGAGGCGTACCCCGAGGAGCTGGTCCCGAAGCTGTTCGAGGTCGGCTTCCTCGGCGCGACGATCCCGGAGGAGCACGGGGGGATGGGCCTCGACTACCTCTCCTACGGCCTGATCGTGGAGGAGGCCGGGCGCACCGACGCCTCGGTCCGATCCATGATCAGCGTCAACCTGGGCCTGGTCGCGTCGTCGATCCTGAACTACGGCACCGACGAGCAGAAGGCGGAGTGGCTGCCCCGGTTGGCCGGCGAGCGGGACCCGGGCCTGGGGGCGTTCGGCCTGACCGAGCCCGACCACGGGTCAGATCCCTCCTCGATGACGTCCTTCGCCCGTCGGGACGGCGAGGACTGGGTGATCAACGGGTCGAAGATGTGGATCACGAACGGGTCGCGGGGCGTGCTGACGGTGGTGTACGCCAACACCGACGACGGGATCACCGCGTTCCTCGTGCCCCAGGACGCCGACGGCTACGAGGGCCGGCCGTTGCACGGCAAGCTCGGCCTGCGGGCGGGGGACACCGCGGAGGTCACCCTCACGGACGTGCGGGTGCCCGGCGACGCGGTGCTGGGGGAGGTGGGCCGCGGGCTGCGGATCGCCCTGCACAGCCTCGACAACGGGCGGATGTCGCTGGCGGCGGGGTGCACCGGGATCTCCCAGGCCTGCCTGGACGCGTCCTTGGCCTACGCCGCCGAGCGCGAGCAGTTCGGCAAGCCGATCGCCGGGTTCCAGCTGGTGCAGGAGCTGTTGAGCGACATCTACCTGGACCTCGAGGCCAGCCGGTCGCTGTGGCAGAAGGTCGCGTGGCTGCACGACCTGGGGGAGCGGCACACGATCGAGTCGAGCGTGGCGAAGACGTTCTGCTCCGAGGCCGCGGTCCGCAACGCCAACCGGGCGGTGCAGGTGCACGGCGGGTACGGCTACTCCGACGAGTACCCGGTCGGCCGCTACCTGCGCGACGCGCGCGTGACCACCCTGTACGAGGGCACCAGCCAGATCCAGCGGCTGCTGCTGGGCCGCCACCTGACCGGCGTGAGCGCGTTCACGTAG
- a CDS encoding class I SAM-dependent methyltransferase, translated as MGDPWWDGFFDRRYTDEWAAAGAFDATAQEVAGVLALVGGAGGLRILDVPCGGGRHAGLLHAAGHEVTGLDLSADQLAIAAERNPGPSYVRGDMRRPPPGPYDVVLNLFSSIGYVDDDVEDLAAIRAWHEVLVPDGVLVIETNHRDRLAKIAEDGAEHPIGTTGGVEFGHVDWVTGRAHRTVRFVDGTERHFDVRMYTATELVGMVREAGFAEVEVFGGLEGGPLSPDTRLVIRARRR; from the coding sequence ATGGGTGACCCGTGGTGGGATGGCTTCTTCGATCGCCGCTACACCGACGAGTGGGCGGCCGCTGGCGCGTTCGACGCGACCGCGCAGGAGGTCGCGGGCGTGCTGGCCCTCGTCGGCGGCGCGGGAGGGCTGCGGATCCTCGATGTGCCGTGCGGGGGCGGGCGGCACGCCGGGCTGCTGCACGCCGCCGGCCACGAGGTGACCGGGCTCGACCTGTCCGCCGACCAGCTCGCGATCGCGGCCGAGCGGAACCCGGGGCCGTCGTACGTCCGCGGTGACATGCGCCGTCCGCCGCCAGGCCCTTACGACGTCGTCCTCAACCTCTTCAGCTCGATCGGGTACGTCGACGACGACGTGGAGGATCTGGCGGCGATCAGGGCGTGGCACGAGGTGCTGGTCCCCGACGGGGTGCTCGTGATCGAGACGAACCACCGCGACCGGCTGGCGAAGATCGCCGAGGACGGCGCCGAGCACCCGATCGGCACGACCGGCGGGGTCGAGTTCGGGCACGTGGACTGGGTGACCGGCCGCGCCCACCGCACGGTCCGGTTCGTCGACGGGACCGAGCGGCACTTCGACGTGCGGATGTACACCGCCACCGAGCTGGTCGGGATGGTCCGCGAGGCGGGCTTCGCCGAGGTGGAGGTGTTCGGCGGGCTCGAGGGCGGCCCGCTCAGCCCGGACACCCGCCTGGTCATCCGCGCTCGCCGCCGGTAG
- a CDS encoding flagellar biosynthesis protein FlhB yields MAQSQAGEKTEKPSPKRKKDARKDGQIPRSNDIGGWLMLLTTAWLMPMVVRSGFEQLRGMLTSIQQVLDGGEGELIGFFGDAILGGTLVMAPPVLLAMLLGVGSQVAQIGWAPKKMKPDFKKLNPFKGIKQMVGMRAAWETVKNLLKLAAIVIVSVGPITTIYETLVASGSTMNVPAVAGLIAESTLGVLRNVSIIGLAIAAADYLQSKKQIDKQIKMTKQEVKEENKQNEGDPMVKGQIRQRQMAMSRNRMMAAVPDADVIIVNPTHIAVAMRYDPTAGAPKVLAKGAGAVADRIRELADESHIPIVRDIPLARTVYRLVEIDQQIPVELYEAVARVLAFVYALRAKGRAAGTHESPFATAHEPLTALEKPRRGAVPSSELVPT; encoded by the coding sequence ATGGCGCAGTCCCAGGCCGGTGAGAAGACCGAGAAGCCGAGTCCGAAGCGCAAGAAGGACGCGCGCAAGGACGGGCAGATCCCGCGCAGCAACGACATCGGCGGGTGGCTGATGCTGCTGACGACCGCGTGGCTCATGCCGATGGTCGTCCGCAGCGGCTTCGAGCAGCTGCGCGGCATGCTCACGTCGATCCAGCAGGTGCTGGACGGCGGCGAGGGCGAGCTGATCGGCTTCTTCGGCGACGCGATCCTCGGGGGCACCCTCGTCATGGCCCCGCCGGTCCTACTGGCCATGCTCCTCGGCGTCGGCTCCCAGGTCGCCCAGATCGGGTGGGCGCCGAAGAAGATGAAGCCCGACTTCAAGAAGCTGAACCCCTTCAAGGGCATCAAGCAGATGGTCGGGATGCGCGCCGCCTGGGAGACGGTCAAGAACCTCCTCAAGCTCGCCGCCATCGTCATCGTGTCGGTCGGGCCCATTACGACGATCTACGAGACGCTCGTCGCGAGCGGCAGCACCATGAACGTCCCCGCCGTCGCCGGGCTGATCGCCGAGTCGACGCTCGGGGTCCTCCGCAACGTCTCCATCATCGGGTTGGCGATCGCGGCCGCGGACTACCTCCAGTCGAAGAAGCAGATCGACAAGCAGATCAAGATGACCAAGCAGGAGGTCAAGGAGGAGAACAAACAGAACGAGGGCGACCCGATGGTGAAGGGCCAGATCCGCCAACGGCAGATGGCGATGAGCCGCAACCGGATGATGGCCGCCGTCCCCGACGCCGACGTCATCATCGTCAACCCGACCCACATCGCGGTCGCCATGCGCTACGACCCGACGGCAGGCGCCCCGAAGGTGCTCGCGAAGGGCGCCGGGGCGGTCGCGGACCGGATCCGCGAGCTGGCCGACGAGTCCCACATCCCGATCGTCCGCGACATCCCCCTCGCCCGGACCGTGTACCGGCTGGTGGAGATCGACCAGCAGATCCCTGTGGAGCTCTACGAGGCCGTCGCCCGGGTCCTCGCCTTCGTCTACGCCCTGCGCGCGAAGGGCCGCGCGGCGGGCACGCACGAGTCGCCGTTCGCCACCGCCCACGAGCCGTTGACGGCGCTCGAGAAGCCCCGCCGCGGGGCAGTCCCGTCCTCGGAGCTCGTGCCGACGTAG
- a CDS encoding winged helix-turn-helix domain-containing protein: MRDADRPSEVRRVHLDSAKLQCLAHPLRSRLLSALRLEGPATSAKLAQRLGTNTGATSYHLRQLADVGLVAEDPDRGTARERWWRAAHDMTSWSDADFEDDPDDRAANEWLLGSIHRQKALWRDDWLVTRNDWPRAWREAATTTDLRLRLTPSQLAAFKDEVWALVERYEQAPPDPAPDDEPTEDVLVLLDAFPAREVRL; this comes from the coding sequence ATGCGCGATGCCGACCGCCCGTCCGAGGTCCGCCGGGTCCACCTGGACTCCGCGAAGCTGCAGTGCCTCGCCCACCCCCTCCGCTCTCGGTTGCTGAGCGCCCTCCGGCTCGAGGGCCCCGCGACGTCGGCGAAGCTGGCCCAGCGGCTCGGGACCAACACCGGCGCCACGAGCTACCACCTGCGCCAGCTCGCCGACGTCGGGCTGGTCGCCGAGGACCCCGACCGGGGCACCGCTCGCGAGCGGTGGTGGCGAGCGGCGCACGACATGACGTCCTGGTCGGACGCGGACTTCGAGGACGACCCCGACGACCGGGCGGCGAACGAGTGGCTGCTCGGCTCGATCCACCGGCAGAAGGCGCTGTGGCGCGACGACTGGCTGGTGACCCGCAACGACTGGCCGCGGGCGTGGCGCGAGGCCGCGACCACCACCGACCTCCGCCTGCGCCTGACCCCGTCGCAGCTGGCCGCGTTCAAGGACGAGGTGTGGGCCCTCGTCGAGCGGTACGAGCAGGCCCCACCCGATCCCGCGCCCGACGACGAGCCGACCGAGGACGTCCTGGTCCTGCTCGACGCCTTCCCCGCCCGCGAGGTGAGGCTGTGA
- a CDS encoding FHA domain-containing protein yields the protein MFVVTSEGPLKGRVLVVDADEQILGRRSTSDLVLDDPHVSRAHAAVRKAAGAVLIEDLKSTGGTWVNDEQVQGSAALKHGDVVKFGNVETRFEDRGANMSGDDDTEVLELEPLEAKPILSPRQGEVLEYLREGLTNPEIAEKLGVTERTVKAHCQEVFDRLGARNRTAAVAAAMRMGLFED from the coding sequence ATGTTCGTGGTCACCAGCGAGGGGCCCCTCAAGGGCCGCGTCCTGGTGGTCGACGCCGACGAGCAGATCCTCGGCCGGCGGTCCACATCGGACCTCGTCCTGGACGACCCCCACGTCTCCCGTGCGCACGCCGCGGTCCGCAAGGCCGCAGGTGCCGTGCTGATCGAGGACCTCAAGTCGACCGGCGGGACCTGGGTGAACGACGAGCAGGTCCAGGGCTCGGCCGCGCTCAAGCACGGTGACGTCGTCAAGTTCGGCAACGTCGAGACGCGCTTCGAGGACCGCGGGGCGAACATGTCCGGCGACGACGACACCGAGGTGCTCGAGCTCGAACCGCTCGAGGCCAAGCCGATCCTGTCCCCGCGGCAGGGTGAGGTGCTCGAGTACCTGCGGGAGGGGCTCACCAACCCCGAGATCGCGGAGAAGCTCGGCGTCACCGAGCGGACCGTGAAGGCGCACTGCCAGGAGGTCTTCGACCGCCTCGGCGCGCGGAACCGCACCGCCGCGGTCGCCGCCGCCATGCGCATGGGCCTGTTCGAGGACTGA
- the csrA gene encoding carbon storage regulator CsrA: protein MLVLTRRSGESIMIGDDVVVTVLDVRGDQIRIGIRAPRSVAVPREEVYAELQAANRAAASPSPAALANLGRLLPPQPPAADAEDG, encoded by the coding sequence GTGCTGGTCCTCACACGACGCTCGGGCGAGAGCATCATGATCGGAGACGACGTCGTCGTCACCGTGCTCGACGTGCGCGGAGACCAGATCCGCATCGGCATCCGCGCCCCCCGGTCGGTCGCGGTGCCCCGCGAGGAGGTGTACGCCGAGCTGCAGGCCGCCAACCGCGCCGCCGCATCCCCCTCACCGGCCGCGCTCGCGAACCTGGGCCGCCTGCTCCCGCCGCAACCGCCCGCAGCGGACGCCGAGGACGGCTGA
- a CDS encoding MFS transporter, which yields MTASLTVREARRRFLVLRGLRWLPTGITMPVLVLLLLDRGLGLAQVGVALSAQMVAVMALELPTGGLADALGRRRVLLLAGGFQIAALTLLTVAGDVWLLAATFALEGVYRALESGPLDAWYVDAAQAADPDADIEGALATGGVVLGLAITTGTLVSSGLVAWDPVAAVDPLVLPVLAALVLRIVELAAIHRLVVEVRPSTTDAPAGAGRVRSAVRRTRAEALAVPSIVRDALGMVRRSRALVALVGIELLWGLGMIAFEVHTPARLEVVLDEPAAAAALMGPASAAGWGASAIAAGMAPRLTRLLGATGAGTALLAVQAAAVVGIGLASGPLGIVSAFVGTMAAHGAANPVHQGLLHRAVTDPGRRATVLSANSLMASVGGGIGAIGLGALADATTISTAVLVGAAALAVAAPGYQLVRRAAAGQEPPAPPLRQAGGEITSR from the coding sequence GTGACCGCGAGCCTCACCGTGCGCGAGGCCCGACGGCGGTTCCTCGTCCTGCGGGGGCTGCGGTGGCTGCCCACCGGCATCACGATGCCCGTGCTCGTCCTGCTGCTGCTCGACCGCGGGCTGGGCCTGGCCCAGGTCGGGGTCGCGCTGTCCGCCCAGATGGTGGCGGTCATGGCGCTCGAGCTGCCGACCGGCGGGCTGGCCGACGCGCTGGGCCGACGTCGCGTCCTCCTGCTCGCCGGCGGGTTCCAGATCGCGGCGCTGACCCTCCTCACCGTCGCGGGGGACGTGTGGCTGCTGGCGGCCACCTTCGCCCTGGAGGGGGTCTACCGCGCCCTCGAGAGCGGCCCGCTCGACGCCTGGTACGTCGACGCGGCGCAGGCCGCCGACCCCGACGCCGACATCGAGGGGGCGCTCGCGACCGGCGGGGTGGTGCTGGGGCTCGCGATCACCACCGGCACGCTGGTGTCGAGCGGCCTGGTCGCCTGGGACCCCGTCGCGGCCGTCGACCCGCTGGTCCTGCCCGTCCTGGCCGCCCTCGTCCTGCGGATCGTCGAGCTCGCCGCCATCCACCGGCTGGTGGTCGAGGTCCGCCCGTCGACGACCGACGCGCCCGCAGGTGCGGGACGGGTTCGGAGCGCGGTCCGTCGCACCCGGGCCGAGGCGCTCGCCGTCCCCTCGATCGTCCGCGACGCGCTGGGCATGGTCCGCCGGAGCCGCGCGCTGGTCGCGCTCGTCGGCATCGAGCTGCTCTGGGGGCTCGGCATGATCGCCTTCGAGGTCCACACGCCGGCACGCCTCGAGGTGGTCCTCGACGAGCCGGCCGCCGCCGCAGCCCTGATGGGGCCCGCGAGCGCCGCCGGATGGGGGGCCTCGGCCATCGCCGCGGGCATGGCACCTCGGCTGACCCGGCTGCTCGGCGCGACCGGGGCCGGGACCGCGCTGCTGGCCGTCCAGGCCGCCGCCGTGGTGGGCATCGGGCTGGCGTCCGGTCCCCTCGGGATCGTCAGCGCGTTCGTCGGCACCATGGCGGCGCACGGCGCGGCCAACCCGGTCCACCAGGGGCTCCTCCACCGCGCGGTGACCGACCCGGGACGGCGCGCCACCGTGCTGTCGGCGAACAGCCTGATGGCGTCCGTCGGCGGGGGCATCGGCGCCATCGGGCTGGGCGCGCTCGCGGACGCGACCACCATCTCGACCGCGGTGCTGGTGGGCGCCGCAGCGCTCGCCGTGGCTGCACCGGGCTACCAGCTCGTCCGCCGGGCAGCGGCCGGTCAGGAGCCTCCCGCACCGCCGCTGCGTCAGGCGGGTGGCGAGATCACGTCGAGGTGA
- a CDS encoding class I SAM-dependent methyltransferase codes for MDIRATDDYLAVNTAAWGGRTESETALAQRAWAADVPSWGIFGQPDEEVGLIDDVAGSDVLEVGCGTAYVSAWARRRGARPVALDPTPGQLAIAAAQQAARDEHFPLVLARGEQLPFAAAAFDLVVSEYGAAIWADPHAWIPEAARVLRRGGELRFLGNHPLLMACSPVDGTMPARDRLQRSWVDMHRFDWPEVTLPATGDRPAVTEPAVVEFHLPPGAMIRLLRDSGFEVLDHIELTAHPDAVTSHEFVTPDWAGRWPHEQVWKARRR; via the coding sequence ATGGACATCCGCGCGACCGACGACTACCTCGCCGTCAACACCGCCGCGTGGGGCGGTCGCACCGAGTCCGAGACCGCGCTGGCGCAGCGGGCCTGGGCCGCGGACGTCCCCAGCTGGGGCATCTTCGGCCAGCCCGACGAGGAGGTCGGTCTGATCGACGACGTCGCCGGGAGCGACGTCCTCGAGGTCGGGTGCGGCACCGCCTACGTGTCGGCGTGGGCGCGGCGACGTGGCGCACGTCCGGTGGCCCTCGACCCCACCCCGGGCCAGCTGGCCATCGCCGCCGCCCAGCAGGCCGCCCGCGACGAGCACTTCCCGCTGGTGCTGGCCCGCGGCGAGCAGCTGCCCTTCGCCGCTGCCGCCTTCGACCTCGTCGTCAGCGAGTACGGCGCGGCCATCTGGGCCGATCCGCACGCGTGGATCCCCGAGGCCGCACGGGTCCTGCGCCGGGGCGGGGAGCTGCGGTTCCTCGGCAACCACCCCCTCCTCATGGCCTGCTCGCCCGTCGACGGGACCATGCCGGCGCGGGACCGACTGCAGCGGAGCTGGGTGGACATGCACCGCTTCGACTGGCCCGAGGTGACGCTCCCCGCGACCGGCGACCGCCCGGCGGTCACCGAGCCGGCGGTGGTCGAGTTCCACCTGCCACCGGGGGCGATGATCCGCCTGCTGCGCGACAGCGGCTTCGAGGTCCTCGACCACATCGAGCTGACCGCGCACCCGGACGCCGTCACCTCGCACGAGTTCGTCACCCCGGACTGGGCCGGGCGCTGGCCCCACGAGCAGGTGTGGAAGGCCCGACGTCGCTGA
- the flhA gene encoding flagellar biosynthesis protein FlhA yields the protein MPTLRNRSIAPIAVPAAVILIVVMMVVPVPTALLDLLLAMNIAAALLVILASMQVNRPLDFAVFPSLLLVLTLFRLALNISTTRLIMLDGYAGKVIEAFGNFVIGGSLVVGLIVFLILVVVQFMVITNGAGRVAEVGARFTLDAMPGKQMAIDADLNAGLIDEAQARKRREEVAAEADFYGAMDGASKFVKGDAMASIIITAINLIGGLVIGVVQQGMDVGEAVSTFSLLTVGDGLVSQLPALLISIASGIIVTRAATAGDMGTDVVLQFSRQRGAIRLGGVAVALMALLPGLPFVPFVAVGAALWLTSSKLPDPEEAKRRAAEAEREREDEAMRAALPDPNSPEAILEDVQVESLQLEIAYDLMDLVDPARGGDLLDRVKALRRKVAGDLGIIIPLVRTRDNIELPPSTYSIRVHGVELGRGTAPVGHVLVIGDDTPALGEGGGDVPARTGIAALPGTQTVEPVFGLPARWVPQEYRQQAEVMGATVVDRSSVITTHLAEVVRTNAARLLSRTDTKLLAELVKAQAPTVGEELTASQLTLGDVQSVLAELLAEQVPITDLVRIFEVLTERGQHTRDVEPLVESVRAMLGPAISSALAVDGRLAVLVLDPMTEHAVVEAVRPGATGSFLALDPQLSERLAVEVARLAEQAEQQGESPVIVCSPQARPALRRLVSQVIPRLPVLGYAEIGPQLTVETVGVVNVGNPAAV from the coding sequence GTGCCCACCTTGCGGAATCGCTCGATCGCCCCCATCGCCGTCCCGGCCGCCGTCATCCTCATCGTCGTGATGATGGTGGTGCCGGTGCCGACTGCGCTGCTGGACCTCCTGCTGGCGATGAACATCGCCGCCGCGCTGCTCGTCATCCTCGCGTCGATGCAGGTCAACCGACCCCTCGACTTCGCGGTCTTCCCGTCGCTGCTGCTGGTCCTGACCCTCTTCCGGCTGGCCCTCAACATCTCGACCACCCGGTTGATCATGCTGGACGGCTACGCCGGCAAGGTCATCGAGGCGTTCGGCAACTTCGTCATCGGCGGGTCGCTGGTCGTCGGCCTGATCGTCTTCCTCATCCTGGTCGTCGTGCAGTTCATGGTGATCACGAACGGCGCCGGCCGCGTGGCCGAGGTCGGCGCGCGGTTCACCCTCGACGCCATGCCCGGCAAGCAGATGGCGATCGACGCCGACCTGAACGCCGGCCTGATCGACGAGGCCCAGGCCCGCAAGCGCCGCGAGGAGGTCGCCGCCGAGGCGGACTTCTACGGCGCGATGGACGGTGCGTCGAAGTTCGTCAAGGGCGACGCGATGGCGTCGATCATCATCACCGCGATCAACCTGATCGGCGGCCTGGTGATCGGCGTGGTGCAACAGGGCATGGACGTCGGCGAGGCTGTCTCCACCTTCAGCCTGCTGACCGTCGGCGACGGCCTGGTCTCCCAGCTCCCCGCGCTCCTGATCTCCATCGCCTCGGGCATCATCGTGACCCGCGCGGCCACGGCCGGCGACATGGGCACCGACGTGGTGCTGCAGTTCAGCCGCCAGCGCGGCGCCATCCGCCTCGGCGGCGTGGCGGTCGCCCTCATGGCGCTGCTCCCCGGCCTGCCGTTCGTGCCGTTCGTCGCGGTCGGTGCCGCCCTGTGGCTCACCTCCAGCAAGCTCCCCGACCCCGAGGAGGCCAAGCGCCGGGCCGCCGAGGCCGAGCGCGAGCGCGAGGACGAGGCGATGCGCGCCGCGCTGCCCGACCCGAACTCCCCCGAGGCCATCCTCGAGGACGTCCAGGTCGAGAGCCTGCAGCTCGAGATCGCCTACGACCTCATGGACCTGGTCGACCCCGCCCGCGGCGGCGACCTGCTCGACCGGGTGAAGGCCCTGCGCCGGAAGGTCGCCGGCGACCTCGGCATCATCATCCCGCTGGTCCGCACCCGCGACAACATCGAGCTGCCCCCGAGCACCTACTCGATCCGCGTCCACGGCGTCGAGCTCGGCCGCGGCACCGCGCCGGTCGGTCACGTCCTCGTCATCGGCGACGACACCCCGGCGTTGGGCGAGGGTGGCGGCGACGTCCCCGCCCGCACCGGCATCGCCGCGCTGCCGGGCACCCAGACCGTCGAGCCGGTCTTCGGCCTGCCGGCCCGCTGGGTCCCCCAGGAGTACCGCCAGCAGGCCGAGGTCATGGGCGCCACGGTCGTCGACCGGTCGTCGGTCATCACGACCCACCTGGCCGAGGTCGTCCGCACGAACGCCGCCCGGCTGCTCAGCCGGACCGACACCAAGCTGCTCGCCGAGCTCGTCAAGGCCCAGGCCCCCACGGTCGGCGAGGAGCTGACCGCCAGCCAGCTGACCCTCGGCGACGTGCAGAGCGTCCTGGCCGAGCTGCTGGCCGAGCAGGTGCCGATCACCGATCTGGTCCGGATCTTCGAGGTGCTGACCGAGCGCGGCCAGCACACCCGCGACGTCGAGCCGCTGGTCGAGTCCGTCCGCGCGATGCTCGGCCCGGCGATCTCCTCGGCGCTGGCCGTCGACGGCCGGCTGGCCGTCCTGGTCCTCGACCCGATGACCGAGCACGCCGTCGTCGAGGCGGTCCGCCCCGGTGCGACCGGGTCGTTCCTGGCCCTGGACCCCCAGCTGTCCGAGCGCCTCGCCGTCGAGGTCGCGCGGTTGGCCGAGCAGGCCGAGCAGCAGGGCGAGTCCCCCGTGATCGTGTGCTCCCCGCAGGCCAGGCCGGCCCTGCGCCGCCTGGTGTCCCAGGTGATCCCCCGCCTGCCGGTGCTCGGCTACGCCGAGATCGGCCCCCAACTGACAGTCGAGACCGTAGGAGTGGTGAACGTTGGCAACCCCGCAGCGGTTTGA